In Leptospira langatensis, a genomic segment contains:
- a CDS encoding putative phage abortive infection protein: protein MNEEKYQILTAQYERQIRTTKRTILFIVLLASIFLIPIFRNDEFELCFACNFPNYDILSKLGDYLSGTIAVLLNIAGLLLIYLSFIGQRQDILIQQYELQQNQKALFAQQKELAEQNTNTVRNRFESTFFNLINVISDLRNSYSKGQSSGPERFKSSSISMINYYRSRNLDVPTIAKYMKETDFYHTFQNYISHIMNIIDYVEGSNLQDEEKEFYIKTLRSLLPVHELLFIEVAMKTDLFIRSNSSLAKFLVKENGRHLEKWHE, encoded by the coding sequence ATGAATGAAGAAAAATATCAAATATTAACGGCTCAGTATGAAAGGCAAATTAGGACAACAAAACGGACAATACTCTTTATAGTATTGTTGGCTTCGATTTTCTTAATTCCAATCTTTAGGAATGATGAATTTGAGTTATGCTTTGCTTGTAACTTCCCAAATTATGATATTCTTTCTAAATTAGGGGATTATTTATCGGGAACGATTGCTGTTTTGCTTAATATAGCAGGATTATTGTTAATCTATCTGTCTTTTATTGGCCAAAGGCAGGACATATTAATTCAACAATACGAATTGCAGCAAAATCAAAAAGCTCTCTTTGCTCAGCAAAAAGAATTGGCAGAGCAAAATACAAATACTGTTAGAAATAGATTCGAAAGTACTTTTTTCAATTTAATTAATGTGATCAGTGATTTAAGAAATAGTTATTCTAAGGGGCAATCTAGCGGTCCCGAGCGCTTCAAAAGTTCTTCTATTTCAATGATTAATTATTATCGCTCGAGAAATTTGGATGTTCCTACTATTGCGAAATATATGAAAGAAACGGATTTTTATCATACATTTCAGAATTATATTTCTCACATAATGAATATCATAGATTATGTAGAGGGTAGTAATCTTCAAGACGAAGAAAAAGAATTTTATATTAAGACTCTCAGAAGCCTCCTTCCGGTGCATGAGCTTTTGTTCATAGAGGTCGCAATGAAAACGGATTTGTTTATTAGATCTAATAGTTCTTTGGCTAAGTTTCTTGTTAAAGAAAATGGAAGGCATCTTGAAAAATGGCATGAGTAA